The following are encoded in a window of Mycobacterium sp. ELW1 genomic DNA:
- a CDS encoding terminase family protein yields the protein MADHVAILTAARAVAAASSRRRPASPAELAVMLIPGYHVTPSIQLISNELVRAVEEDDGRLVLTMPPRLGKSTLVSRIFPVWLLMRDPDCEIILKSYGDQLAEEHSAAARGLIAEHSTALGFALAEDRKSVGRWRVDGRRGGMLAGGILSGTTGFGADYLIVDDPVKGAQDADSDAYKRRLLSEFKASLLTRLMPGGSAILVLTRWAEDDVAGSLLEEPGSRWRAVNIPAISTSGVPDALQRSRSGVALTSANGFTLERFTEIKAEVGTRQWAAMYLGTPTSPEGGLIRAAWLDGHRLIAASRGSTLTVVGVDPAESGEGDETGIVAGQVGRDGQIALTHNASAHLTSEGWVNRAVQLATAIGASRIVVEGYSAATTYVRLLREAVVRQGSEHQITVSTWPPKGQGRKGDALSRSQGLIAALETGRCRVAGQLPELEANMLSWEAGQHQPDSVAAATIVFETLAASAAAQVTIATPDSRRLGQRNGRPAIAAIDGATVHPLNPLARRVSGR from the coding sequence ATGGCCGACCACGTAGCCATCCTGACCGCCGCCCGAGCGGTGGCGGCGGCATCGTCTCGCCGCCGTCCGGCGTCCCCTGCAGAGCTGGCTGTGATGTTGATCCCCGGCTACCACGTGACCCCCAGCATCCAGCTCATCAGCAACGAACTGGTGCGCGCGGTGGAGGAAGACGACGGACGACTTGTGCTCACCATGCCGCCTCGCCTGGGCAAGTCGACGCTGGTATCGCGGATCTTCCCTGTCTGGCTGCTGATGCGCGACCCTGACTGCGAAATCATCTTGAAGTCCTACGGCGACCAGCTGGCCGAGGAGCACTCTGCAGCCGCCCGTGGATTAATCGCCGAGCACTCCACGGCGTTGGGGTTCGCGCTAGCGGAGGATCGGAAGTCAGTTGGCCGTTGGCGCGTGGACGGGCGGCGCGGTGGCATGCTCGCTGGTGGCATCTTGTCGGGCACAACGGGGTTCGGTGCCGACTACCTGATCGTGGACGACCCGGTGAAGGGTGCCCAGGACGCCGATTCGGATGCCTACAAACGACGCTTGCTCAGCGAGTTCAAAGCATCGTTGCTTACCCGCCTGATGCCCGGCGGCTCAGCCATCCTGGTTCTGACCCGCTGGGCCGAGGACGACGTAGCCGGGTCACTACTGGAGGAACCCGGCAGCCGGTGGCGCGCGGTGAATATCCCCGCCATCTCGACTAGCGGCGTGCCGGACGCCTTGCAGCGCAGCCGCTCCGGCGTCGCACTCACGTCGGCCAATGGCTTCACCCTGGAACGGTTCACCGAGATCAAGGCCGAGGTCGGTACGCGACAATGGGCCGCGATGTACCTGGGCACCCCGACCAGCCCCGAGGGCGGCCTGATTAGAGCCGCCTGGCTCGACGGCCACCGCCTGATCGCCGCCTCACGCGGTTCGACCTTGACTGTCGTCGGCGTCGACCCCGCCGAGTCCGGTGAGGGCGATGAGACCGGCATCGTGGCCGGACAGGTGGGCCGCGACGGCCAGATCGCGTTGACCCACAACGCCTCCGCGCACCTGACCTCCGAAGGCTGGGTGAACCGCGCGGTGCAGCTGGCCACCGCCATCGGGGCCTCGCGAATCGTGGTCGAGGGATACAGCGCCGCCACCACCTACGTCCGCCTGCTGCGCGAGGCGGTGGTGCGCCAGGGCTCAGAGCACCAGATCACCGTGAGCACCTGGCCGCCGAAGGGACAGGGCCGGAAGGGAGATGCGTTATCCCGGTCCCAAGGTCTAATCGCGGCGCTGGAGACAGGCCGGTGCCGCGTCGCGGGCCAGTTGCCCGAACTGGAGGCCAACATGTTGTCGTGGGAGGCCGGGCAGCACCAACCGGACTCGGTGGCGGCGGCCACCATCGTGTTTGAGACGCTCGCGGCCAGCGCCGCCGCACAGGTCACCATCGCCACTCCGGATTCACGACGGCTGGGCCAGCGCAATGGCCGCCCCGCCATCGCAGCGATCGACGGTGCGACGGTGCACCCGCTCAACCCGTTGGCGCGCCGGGTCAGCGGGCGGTGA
- a CDS encoding DUF4411 family protein: MKFTLDTNILIGLEQRYPRDIFPGLWENIEASISAQESCICEAILREISERAATFSITGRRACRASSVRSPMLS, translated from the coding sequence GTGAAATTCACGCTCGACACCAACATCCTCATCGGATTGGAACAGAGGTATCCGCGAGACATTTTCCCCGGGCTGTGGGAGAACATCGAGGCGTCAATCTCGGCGCAGGAAAGCTGCATCTGCGAGGCGATTCTGCGTGAGATTAGCGAGCGGGCGGCGACGTTCTCCATAACTGGGCGAAGGGCCTGCCGGGCTTCGTCTGTGCGGTCACCGATGCTGAGCTGA
- a CDS encoding XRE family transcriptional regulator: protein MARAPIDPSALTWAREISRVTLADLARALGVKPSRVVEFESGDAQPTFRQLTLMAGKLDRPLGFFFAPPPAVSDVPDTADFRGRADADLPPDLAKEMRRAEQHRDAMLDLGGRPERRMNVRPITWDTIAERAADLRGQFGLTDTFVPPESSNNQVFSFWRGLLEDNGILVLQTTKISLQTFRGLSVHHDELPVVIINGGDSPAGRTFTLFHEVAHLINRTSGLCALRETVNEEALANNFAAAFLMPEVAVRMHIVAADDPATVADKLARHFKVSPLAAAVRLRRLGFISDSDLDKIRAESEERWEQARQAQRQSAGFVPPWRLRYRDLGPSYIGTIARALEDRRVDLVDATYLLNARLPMVEQMLDEYYRTGGAE, encoded by the coding sequence GTGGCGCGAGCGCCCATTGACCCATCCGCCCTTACATGGGCGCGTGAGATTAGCCGCGTCACGTTGGCCGACCTCGCGCGGGCACTGGGTGTCAAGCCGTCCCGCGTAGTCGAGTTCGAGTCTGGTGACGCGCAACCGACATTTCGGCAGCTCACCCTCATGGCAGGGAAGCTCGACCGCCCCCTGGGCTTCTTCTTCGCACCGCCTCCCGCTGTGTCCGATGTGCCAGACACTGCAGACTTTCGAGGGCGTGCCGACGCAGACCTACCGCCGGACCTCGCCAAGGAAATGCGCCGCGCCGAGCAACATCGGGACGCAATGCTCGACCTCGGTGGCCGTCCTGAGCGCCGCATGAACGTACGTCCAATCACATGGGACACCATTGCCGAACGGGCTGCTGATCTGCGGGGGCAATTCGGCCTCACCGACACCTTCGTTCCCCCCGAGTCTTCCAACAACCAGGTGTTCAGTTTCTGGCGAGGGTTGTTGGAAGACAACGGCATTCTCGTCCTCCAGACGACGAAAATATCCTTGCAGACTTTTCGAGGGCTTTCCGTTCATCATGACGAATTGCCCGTCGTTATCATCAATGGCGGCGACAGCCCGGCGGGGCGCACGTTCACCTTGTTCCACGAGGTCGCACACCTGATCAACAGAACCAGCGGGCTATGCGCGCTACGCGAGACTGTGAACGAGGAGGCACTCGCCAACAACTTCGCCGCTGCATTCCTGATGCCCGAGGTTGCGGTGCGGATGCATATAGTCGCCGCCGACGATCCGGCGACGGTTGCCGACAAACTGGCGCGGCATTTCAAGGTGAGCCCGTTAGCGGCGGCGGTCCGGTTACGCAGGCTTGGCTTTATCTCCGACAGTGACCTGGACAAGATCAGGGCAGAGAGCGAAGAACGATGGGAGCAGGCTCGGCAGGCACAGCGGCAGAGCGCGGGGTTCGTGCCGCCTTGGCGACTCCGCTATCGCGATCTGGGGCCGAGCTACATCGGCACAATCGCGCGAGCTCTCGAAGACCGTCGGGTCGACCTTGTGGATGCGACCTACCTGCTCAATGCACGCCTACCGATGGTTGAGCAGATGCTCGATGAGTACTACAGAACCGGCGGCGCTGAGTGA
- a CDS encoding VOC family protein, whose translation MRLDHVVLGTKDPAVAMDFYTRVVGLEPVRFDEFRTGEAPFPSVRVSGDSIIDLSPDEGGAEHRVNHVCLAMTKAEYDALDQRLQAEGIDTSDRLAPTFGARGWGPEGMYFPDPDGNVIEARYYDD comes from the coding sequence ATGCGGCTCGATCATGTGGTGCTGGGGACCAAGGACCCGGCTGTCGCCATGGATTTCTACACCCGCGTCGTCGGACTGGAGCCGGTGCGCTTCGACGAGTTCCGCACCGGCGAGGCGCCGTTCCCCAGCGTGCGGGTCTCGGGTGACTCGATCATCGACCTGTCGCCGGATGAGGGCGGCGCCGAACATCGGGTCAACCACGTGTGCCTGGCGATGACCAAAGCCGAGTACGACGCCCTCGATCAACGGCTGCAGGCCGAAGGGATCGACACCAGCGACCGGCTGGCGCCGACGTTCGGTGCTCGCGGCTGGGGACCGGAAGGAATGTATTTTCCCGACCCGGACGGCAATGTCATCGAGGCCCGTTACTACGACGACTAG
- a CDS encoding FadR/GntR family transcriptional regulator, protein MPLAAARPSGLVDHAIDQLRQSITTGEWPVGTRIPTEPNLATALGVGRNTVREAVRALAHSGILEVRRGDGTYVRATSEISGALSRMCGSKLREVLQVRRCLEVEGARLAAAARTDDDLAELQELLARRDALHGGADRAEFSRADAELHFAVVRASHNAVLIELYRGLTEAVTDSVAITSTMDPHVGHSALIEAIAERDTDRAGAEAGHFLDELIDELPTQGISDR, encoded by the coding sequence ATGCCGCTAGCCGCCGCGCGCCCCTCCGGGCTGGTCGACCATGCCATCGACCAGCTGCGGCAGTCGATCACGACCGGAGAATGGCCGGTCGGAACACGGATCCCCACCGAGCCGAACTTGGCGACGGCGCTCGGCGTCGGCCGCAATACCGTGCGGGAAGCCGTCCGCGCCCTGGCCCACAGCGGTATCCTCGAAGTCCGTCGGGGCGACGGTACGTACGTTCGGGCCACCAGCGAGATCTCCGGTGCCCTGAGCCGGATGTGCGGGTCGAAGCTGCGTGAGGTGCTGCAGGTGCGCCGGTGCCTCGAGGTCGAGGGTGCGCGACTGGCCGCCGCCGCCCGCACCGACGACGACCTCGCCGAGCTTCAGGAATTGCTCGCCCGGCGTGATGCGCTGCACGGCGGCGCCGATCGGGCCGAATTCTCCCGGGCCGACGCGGAGTTGCATTTCGCGGTCGTCCGCGCGTCACACAACGCGGTGCTCATCGAGCTGTACCGCGGATTGACCGAAGCCGTCACCGACAGCGTCGCCATCACCAGCACGATGGACCCCCATGTCGGCCACTCCGCATTGATCGAGGCGATTGCCGAGCGGGACACCGATCGGGCCGGGGCCGAAGCCGGGCACTTCCTCGACGAACTCATCGATGAGCTTCCGACTCAAGGCATTTCGGACCGCTAG